TGACTCCGGTGGCATCCCGATGCCGTCCATCTCCAGTGGGCCGCCGCAGTGCTCGCACCGATAGGCAGCCCAGTACCCGAGGCCGTCCATCGCGGACTGCCCGCCGTACAGGTCGACCGCGCGGCCACAATCCCCACAGACGGGCTGATCCACCCGCGTTGCCGACATCTGTCCTCCGGAGGCCTCGCCCCGAGCCTGTCCGACGAACAGCTCCAGACTCCTCTGTGTCGCTCCGTCCCAGGCAATTCGGTTGCGCGAGCATAGGGGGTGCGCTTCACCAATCGATAGGAGGCCCGTCGCCATCCGCCTCCCGTATCCTGGCGATCAAATCGAAGGCCGGGTCATCCGGTGAGGAGCGCCAGTCCTTCTTCAGCTGTCCCGAGTGACTCCAGCGCCGCTCCACCACACAGACGCCGTGGAGGTAGACACAGTCCTCAATCATCGTGCCGTCAGCAAGCCAGGCACGGGAGGTCCCGTGCCACCGGTTGCGCCAGTAGAAGACCTCCTCCGCGAGCAGCCCGGACTCGTGCCAGGTGCGTTCGGGGCCTTGCCGCAAGCCATCAACGTAGAAGGTTTCCTCGATGGGGACGCCCGAGCTGGACTCTACGTAGATGGACCCTGTGAAGGGCACATCGTGGAGGAAGACCTGCTCGGCCTCCCACGTGAGATCATCGTAGGTCTTGAGTCGCATCGGGCACGGTCGTGTCGACGCGCTGGCCCTCAGGCCCGCGCGGCGTCATCGTACGACACGCGCAGGCCGTCGTGCGTCACCGTGATGAACGGGCGCCCCATCCAGCCGCAGTGCGTACAGACCGCGTTCGGACCGGTCGCGGTGACCCGCACCGGCAGGTCCGACTCGCACACGGGGCACCCAGCAGGCAGGGTGTACTCTCGGGTCTGGGAGTGGACTTCGGTCATGTCTTCAGGGGTAACGCAGCCTCCGTACGCCGCAAGGAGCCGCCCTGTTCCGCCTTCCTTGAAACATGCGACGCAGGCCTGTTCGTCTGCCTTTCCGCCACACCAGGTGCTCGCTCCCCTGCCTACCCCCGAACGCCTGATTTCTGGATGATCGTTGAACGATGAACGGTTGCGCCCCCGTCCCGAATGTCTCGGGCCGGAGGATTCATGGACCGGACGAAGTTTCTTTCGCTCACTGCCCTGGCTGCCCTTTTTGTCGGGGGCTTTGCCTCGTGTGACGCGCTCGCCCTGCCGCGTGATCCCTACCTTCAGAAGGTGGGCCCCGACACCGCCACCGTGGCGTTCCGCCTGTCTTCGAACTGCTCCAGCGCCCAGGTGCGCTATGGCGTGGGCAACACCAGCCAGACGGCCAAATCCACTGCCACCGCGAAGATCCACGCCGTGGTCCTCACCGGCCTGTCTCCTGCCACCTCCTATACGTACTCCGTGGACGGGTGCGGTGAGACGACCCAGGCGAAGACCTTCACCACCGCCCCCGTACCCGGCACGCGGCGCGTGCACTTCGCCGCGGTGGGCGACTTCGGTACCGGTGGCAGCGATCAGAAGAAGGTCGCCGCTTCCATGCTCACCAACAAGCCGGAGCTCTTCGTCGCCCTGGGTGACAACGCCTACGCGTCCGGCACCGAGACCGAGTTCCAGACCAACCTCTTCACCCCCATGGCCGCCCTGCTCTCGCAGGTGCCCATGTTCGCCACGCCCGGCAATCACGAGTACGTGACCAAGGAGGCCCAGCCCTACCTGGACAACCTCTACCTGCCCACCAACAACGCGGAGGGCTCGGAGCGCTACTACTCGTTCGACTGGGGGCACGTGCACTTCGTGTCCATCGACTCGAACTGCGCCGTGGGACTGGCGTCCGCGAGCAAGTGCACGCTCGCCGCGCAGAAGGCGTTCGTGGAGAAGGACCTGGCCGCCACCACGCAGCCGTGGAAGGTCGTCTTCTTCCACCATCCTTCGTGGTCCAGCGGCGAGCACGGCTCGCAGCTCACCATGCGCCGCCAGTTCGGCCCGCTGTTCGAGAAGTACGGCGTGGACCTGGTCCTCACCGGTCATGACCACGACTACGAGCGCAGCAAGCCCATGCTCGGTGACGCCGAGGCCGGCAAGAACGAGACGGGCATCCCCTACCTCGTTGTCGGCGGCGGCGGCGCCACCCTGCGCGAGTTCGCCACGTCGCGCCCGTCCTGGAGCGTCATCCGCGACGACGCGGCCCACGGCTTCCTCGATGTCGAGGTCGTGGAGGGCAACCTCACCGCGAAGCTCGTGAAGACGGACGGCGGCACGCTGGACTCGTTCACCCTCTCCAAGACGCTGCCCGCGCAGCCCGAGCAGCCCCAGGGCACGCTGAACGTCGCCGTGAACAGCGCGAGCGGCGCCGCGCCCCACACGGCCTCGTTCACCGCGACGGCCTCCCAGTCCGGCGCCACCGTCACCTGGGACTTCGGTGACGGCGGCACCGCCGAAGGCCCCCAGGTCCAGCACGTCTTCGCCCAGGCCGGCACCTACACCGTGACGGCCACGGCCTCTGTCCAGGGCTCCGCCCCGCTGACGGCCACCTCCGTGGTCACCGTGACGGCCAACGGCACCACCGACCCCGGCACGGGCGAGAACCCCGGCACCGGCTCGGGTGAGGACCCCGGGACCACCCCGTCCGACCCCGACCCCCGCCCCGAGGTTCCGGGGACGCCCACGACGCCGGGCATCACGCCGGGGGATGACTCGAATGGGGGCGGTGGCTGCGCCGCCGGCCCGTCCGCCGCCCTGATTCCGGCCGCAGCGGCTCTCGTGGCCGGGCTCGTGCGTCGCCGGCGCCGCGACCGCTGAGCCCCCGGAGGCGCGGCGCGGAAACCTGTCCGACTGTCGGACAGGTTTGAGACCACCGCTGCTGGCCCCCGGGCCTCGGACCGCTGCCCGGCCGGATCGCGGAAGCCGGTCCGACTGTCGGACAGGTTTGGGACCACCGCGGCCCCTGCCCGCGCCTGGGGCAACGGCCCCAGCCAGGCCCCGCGAACCGGTCCGACTGTCGGACCGGTTTGAGACCAGGCCGGCGCCCGGGCCTCGGACCGCTGCCCGGCCGGATCGCGGAAGCCTGTCCGACTGTCGGACAGGTTTGGGACCACCGCGGCCCCGGCCCCGGGCTGGGCTGCGGCTCCGACCGCGCCACGGAAGCCTGTCCGACAGTCGGACAGGTTTGGGCCCACTGCGGCCCCGACCCGCGCCTGGGGCAACTGCCCTGGTCAGGTCGCGTGAACCAGTCCGACTGTCGGACAGGTTTTGGCCCACCGCGGCCGGCCCCCCTGCCTCCGGCCCTGCCCAGCCCGGTCGCGGAAACCTGTCCGACTGTCGGACAGGTGTTTCCCCATTCCGGCGCGGAGGCGGCACGGCCTCGGAGGCCCAGGCCCGGAAAGCCCTGAAGCGGCTCCCCGACGCCTCCGGACGGCCCTTCCAGGGCATTCCGGGGGCGTCTTTTGCGTTCCCTGCTTGTCAACGCCACCCGGGGATGCAAAGGCCCCATGCGACATGGCCACGACTCGTAAGCCTGGACCTTCCCGCGGTGGCGCCCCCAAGTCCGGCGGGCCCCGCACGTCCCGCCCTGGCGCGCCGAAGAAGCGCAAGGACGCCGGTGGACGCGCCGACAAACCGAAGATGAGCCGCGCCCAGCATGAACGCGCGCGCCCCAACCCCAACCGCCCCCTGCGCGAGGACCTGGTCCTCCAGGCGTGTCTGGAGGCCTATGGCGGCGTGCGCCGCGAGGGCCGCCTGTCCGACCGCGCCCTGGAGTTCGTGCTGCGCCGCAAGACGGCCCTGTACTCCACCGAGCGCCGCGCCGTGGCCGAGCGCGTCTATGCCCTCCTGCGCCGCCAGCGCACCGTGGACTTCCTCCTGGAGAAGTCACACCGGAAGTTCGACGCGCTGGACGCCACC
This DNA window, taken from Corallococcus coralloides DSM 2259, encodes the following:
- a CDS encoding metallophosphoesterase, producing the protein MDRTKFLSLTALAALFVGGFASCDALALPRDPYLQKVGPDTATVAFRLSSNCSSAQVRYGVGNTSQTAKSTATAKIHAVVLTGLSPATSYTYSVDGCGETTQAKTFTTAPVPGTRRVHFAAVGDFGTGGSDQKKVAASMLTNKPELFVALGDNAYASGTETEFQTNLFTPMAALLSQVPMFATPGNHEYVTKEAQPYLDNLYLPTNNAEGSERYYSFDWGHVHFVSIDSNCAVGLASASKCTLAAQKAFVEKDLAATTQPWKVVFFHHPSWSSGEHGSQLTMRRQFGPLFEKYGVDLVLTGHDHDYERSKPMLGDAEAGKNETGIPYLVVGGGGATLREFATSRPSWSVIRDDAAHGFLDVEVVEGNLTAKLVKTDGGTLDSFTLSKTLPAQPEQPQGTLNVAVNSASGAAPHTASFTATASQSGATVTWDFGDGGTAEGPQVQHVFAQAGTYTVTATASVQGSAPLTATSVVTVTANGTTDPGTGENPGTGSGEDPGTTPSDPDPRPEVPGTPTTPGITPGDDSNGGGGCAAGPSAALIPAAAALVAGLVRRRRRDR
- a CDS encoding toxin-antitoxin system YwqK family antitoxin, which produces MRLKTYDDLTWEAEQVFLHDVPFTGSIYVESSSGVPIEETFYVDGLRQGPERTWHESGLLAEEVFYWRNRWHGTSRAWLADGTMIEDCVYLHGVCVVERRWSHSGQLKKDWRSSPDDPAFDLIARIREADGDGPPIDW